In Synechocystis sp. PCC 6714, the following are encoded in one genomic region:
- a CDS encoding YcjF family protein, whose product MVQPALEMGFKTFLKKPFVVGGISLSVLLWFWSASHPAQQPWQQWELWILSGLGLVIWRWRRRPNTILQRWQPLTPEMLQGAIAHGEKLLARRQAQAPDLNLEDLAQKLKALQQLEPQPQVLNGIVLGEKRSGKTSLLNLLPSQLAQDKGQGSLTLNWQVVAAETPPETMAELMTEAHWVLVLTTGDLTGAQWQVLEFLQAHHHHWQLLFNKQDIYADGDRQTLWDQLQHQVNQLENPHPVIPISTAPQPIQIRRCLADGEWETDQQVPEPNLGDLVTQLQQRATEHWESLVLGLQWRRCQSIERQAEERWRENRRALALPLVEQAQWLAAGTALVNPVANLDLLTAIAINGQLVWDLGELYHQKVSLSQAQTVAKEMGEILIKLGMVELSTQALGALLKSQPLTYLAGGALQGLSAAYLTRIAGLSLITFLESQSPDLSEPQWDWQKLSAVVKQTFEQNQRRAVLQGFFHHARQQLNPVSPASV is encoded by the coding sequence ATGGTGCAACCAGCTTTAGAAATGGGGTTCAAAACTTTCTTGAAAAAGCCCTTTGTGGTGGGAGGAATTAGCCTATCGGTCTTGCTTTGGTTTTGGTCTGCTAGCCACCCTGCCCAGCAACCATGGCAACAGTGGGAGTTATGGATTTTATCTGGTTTAGGATTAGTTATTTGGCGATGGCGGCGGCGTCCCAACACCATTCTCCAGCGGTGGCAACCATTAACCCCAGAGATGTTGCAAGGGGCAATCGCCCATGGGGAAAAGTTACTAGCTCGTCGTCAGGCCCAGGCACCGGATTTGAACCTGGAAGATTTGGCCCAAAAACTGAAAGCATTGCAACAGCTGGAACCCCAACCCCAAGTATTAAACGGCATCGTATTGGGGGAAAAACGCAGCGGTAAAACTAGTCTCTTAAACCTACTCCCCTCCCAGTTAGCCCAGGATAAAGGGCAAGGGTCTTTAACCCTTAATTGGCAAGTGGTGGCAGCGGAAACCCCTCCGGAAACTATGGCGGAGCTGATGACAGAGGCCCATTGGGTCTTGGTGCTGACCACGGGGGATTTGACCGGCGCCCAGTGGCAGGTGTTGGAGTTTCTACAAGCCCACCATCACCATTGGCAATTACTGTTCAACAAGCAGGACATTTACGCTGATGGCGATCGCCAAACCCTCTGGGATCAGCTACAACATCAAGTCAATCAGTTGGAGAACCCCCACCCAGTTATTCCCATTAGTACTGCCCCCCAACCAATTCAAATCCGTCGCTGTTTAGCGGATGGAGAATGGGAAACTGATCAGCAAGTTCCAGAGCCCAACCTTGGTGACTTGGTAACCCAATTGCAACAGCGGGCTACGGAACACTGGGAATCCCTAGTGCTGGGTCTGCAATGGCGGCGCTGTCAGAGCATTGAACGACAGGCGGAAGAACGTTGGCGGGAAAATCGACGGGCATTGGCCCTGCCTTTGGTGGAACAGGCCCAATGGTTAGCGGCGGGCACGGCTTTAGTTAATCCAGTGGCGAATTTGGATCTCCTCACGGCGATCGCCATTAATGGTCAACTGGTGTGGGATTTGGGGGAACTATACCACCAAAAAGTTTCCCTCTCCCAAGCCCAAACGGTGGCCAAAGAGATGGGAGAAATTTTAATTAAGCTAGGCATGGTGGAACTCTCTACCCAAGCCCTGGGGGCATTGCTCAAAAGTCAGCCCCTCACCTACCTGGCCGGGGGAGCTCTCCAGGGATTGAGTGCTGCCTACCTCACCCGCATTGCCGGTTTAAGCTTGATCACTTTCCTGGAAAGTCAAAGCCCCGACCTGAGTGAGCCCCAATGGGATTGGCAGAAGCTGAGCGCTGTGGTCAAACAAACTTTTGAACAGAATCAGCGGCGGGCAGTATTACAGGGCTTTTTCCACCATGCTCGACAGCAATTAAATCCGGTAAGTCCGGCATCTGTTTAA
- a CDS encoding transketolase, whose translation MTVAAHPAFCQGIRFFGENLPDFDRYGQETAIASGEKAIGSASDPQAVYQTLLAADALRYLTLQTTASKESGHPGGFASIAEAIASLVMLGYKNTVTEVGHHAPGFYSTMFLDRSLEAMGINNVQDLGDRFREMHGLLGHLSGQIPGLLAPAGPLGQGQHFAMAGAKLHPGVLFPVTIGDGGLGEPYIMSSFGHFHTAYPQVTNFLPILVWNGFSQEHHSMVSTQSNEAMVNYWQGNGFKNVILINAKDFDDSNQDGDFVDSTKFSFKQRLAFTQAVLEATDKAAKAALGGTLTVLIVKQLKGAGVHKSGAKSHNLYPGDSLDKDYIVSALQERALSPEAWQLVRTNFERSHGGPAAETVVTESVLPLADLGTLPLKEFSLDDKQVATTAMGELVVHVGKQDTNFVVTNADGNAASGINNINVGLKIVHPTVDEDYFQQPNGQVYEPLSEDACAGLAAAQALFGGRTLWCSYESFAINGLPIWQTVTQAMAELRRPTPSTITLFTAGALEQGRNGWTHQRPEIENYFAAMMRNGNIFPLFPCDANGIQVCYDWALTTSNKGIPITASKSPLPIRTTFAQNREGLEKGGIVMHSSTGSKTIVFAVIGDMTLIPVLEAASQLESEGYGVKVISVINPRRLYRPTDVQWQDCSEADGGFLSDAEFAAMFGGDALIGVTGGSGAMLEPVLLRSACPRDLFAWKRGETTASAGQLMGYNGLTAQAFGDRAKALLG comes from the coding sequence ATGACCGTTGCCGCCCACCCTGCTTTTTGCCAAGGAATTCGCTTTTTCGGTGAAAACCTGCCGGATTTTGATCGTTACGGCCAGGAAACGGCGATCGCCAGTGGAGAAAAAGCCATCGGTTCTGCCAGTGATCCCCAGGCGGTGTATCAAACATTATTGGCGGCGGATGCCCTCAGATATTTAACTCTACAAACCACCGCTAGTAAGGAATCGGGCCACCCCGGCGGTTTTGCCAGTATTGCAGAGGCGATCGCCTCCCTAGTTATGTTGGGCTACAAAAATACAGTGACGGAAGTGGGCCACCATGCCCCCGGTTTTTACAGCACCATGTTTTTGGATCGTTCCCTGGAAGCTATGGGGATTAATAATGTCCAAGACCTTGGCGATCGATTCCGGGAAATGCACGGCCTATTGGGTCACCTCTCAGGACAAATTCCCGGTTTACTAGCTCCGGCGGGGCCCTTGGGCCAGGGGCAACATTTCGCCATGGCTGGGGCAAAACTTCATCCCGGCGTATTATTCCCAGTCACTATTGGAGATGGGGGTTTGGGGGAACCCTACATCATGAGCAGTTTTGGTCATTTTCACACTGCCTATCCCCAGGTCACCAATTTCCTACCCATTCTGGTGTGGAACGGTTTTAGCCAAGAGCACCACAGCATGGTTTCCACCCAGAGCAATGAAGCCATGGTTAACTACTGGCAGGGTAACGGTTTTAAAAATGTCATTCTGATCAACGCCAAGGATTTTGACGACAGCAATCAAGACGGGGATTTTGTTGACAGCACCAAATTTTCCTTTAAGCAACGCCTAGCCTTTACCCAAGCGGTGTTAGAAGCCACCGATAAAGCGGCCAAAGCGGCCTTGGGAGGCACGTTAACTGTCCTAATTGTTAAACAACTAAAAGGGGCCGGGGTCCACAAATCCGGAGCTAAATCCCACAACCTTTACCCCGGCGACAGTTTAGACAAGGACTATATCGTTTCTGCTCTACAGGAACGGGCTTTATCTCCAGAAGCTTGGCAATTGGTAAGGACTAATTTTGAGCGTTCCCATGGTGGCCCAGCGGCTGAAACCGTAGTGACGGAATCGGTGCTCCCCCTAGCGGATTTAGGCACTCTGCCCCTGAAGGAATTTTCCCTCGATGACAAACAAGTAGCCACCACTGCTATGGGAGAATTAGTGGTCCACGTGGGTAAGCAAGATACCAATTTTGTGGTTACCAACGCCGACGGGAACGCCGCTTCCGGCATCAATAACATCAACGTCGGGCTAAAAATTGTCCATCCCACGGTGGATGAAGATTATTTTCAACAACCTAACGGCCAAGTTTACGAACCCCTGAGTGAAGATGCCTGCGCCGGTCTGGCCGCCGCCCAAGCCCTATTTGGGGGCCGCACCCTTTGGTGTTCCTACGAATCCTTTGCCATTAACGGTTTGCCCATTTGGCAGACGGTGACCCAAGCCATGGCAGAATTACGCCGGCCCACCCCTTCCACCATTACCCTGTTTACGGCGGGAGCGTTGGAGCAAGGACGCAACGGTTGGACCCACCAACGGCCAGAAATTGAGAATTATTTTGCCGCCATGATGCGGAATGGCAATATTTTTCCCCTCTTCCCCTGTGACGCTAATGGTATTCAGGTTTGCTATGACTGGGCATTGACCACTAGCAATAAGGGCATTCCCATCACCGCCAGTAAGTCTCCTTTGCCCATCCGCACCACATTTGCACAAAACCGTGAAGGGTTAGAAAAGGGTGGCATTGTAATGCACAGTAGTACCGGATCCAAAACCATTGTTTTTGCTGTGATTGGCGATATGACTTTAATTCCCGTATTAGAGGCGGCCAGTCAATTGGAAAGTGAAGGCTACGGTGTCAAAGTAATTTCGGTGATCAACCCCCGGCGGCTATATCGTCCCACCGATGTGCAATGGCAGGATTGTTCCGAAGCGGACGGTGGCTTTTTGAGTGATGCAGAATTTGCCGCAATGTTTGGTGGTGATGCGTTGATTGGGGTGACCGGCGGCAGTGGGGCTATGTTGGAACCGGTTCTGCTCCGCAGTGCTTGCCCCAGGGATTTATTTGCCTGGAAACGGGGGGAAACCACCGCCAGTGCTGGACAACTGATGGGCTATAACGGTCTGACCGCCCAGGCCTTTGGCGATCGGGCTAAAGCGTTACTGGGTTAG
- a CDS encoding EAL domain-containing protein has translation MLSSENATIFIIDDSPLNLNVLRRFMESLGWQVFTAEDGATGIAEILKVRPDIIILDVMMPSMDGFEVCRRLKEVPATAKIPIVFLSALADQESIVKGLELGAVDYIRKPFQQAEIITRLQLRLKLYQANQALLQKNQELEEQIQKTERAQAALMQSEINFTVAFNQSPDPIFIYGCSSGCIMDVNQQFCRFFGLNKQDLVGISRQQFYFWADEQQRQSFLRDLLLWQKDSQLKFKNREVEVYDHEKQIRTMLLSGEPIEFNQVDCLLFVMRDITERRKAEKQLKILSQACEQSPASIVITDVEGNITYVNPKFEEISGYSMEEVLGCNPRILKSGDKTKDDYEFMWHTLAAGRNWHGEFHNRRKNGELYWERASISAICDQQGIITHYVAVKEDITKEKQQTAALFHQAHYDHLTGLPNRILAKDRLQQAIESALRHKHLVGLMFLDLDNFKKVNDTLGHDGGDQLLVEVSERLQRALRQTDTVARLGGDEFLIILDQVSHSRKLMAIAQRLLGVMRQPVNLQGTEFFVHGSIGITVFPDDGLQANVLLRNADTAMYAAKVAGRNMFRFFTPHMNQAAQKRMAMESELRQALSSQEFKIFYQPIVNLESGKIVGAEALMRWHNQHLGLVPPDQFIPMAEEVGLIVELGEWLLDHVCRQVAHWHVLLDDEFFWLSVNVSPRQLKDSYFTTILREFLQRYQVRPEWLELEITENLILEENSDLLKNLSDLEQENIALSLDDFGTGYSSLNYLRKFNFNSLKIDRCFVELLPQDNNTGGLVRAIIAMAHHLGLKVIAEGIETSAQWNFLRAEGCDYGQGYLFSPAIAVEEWESLWQKQPFSP, from the coding sequence ATGTTATCCTCCGAAAACGCCACTATTTTTATCATTGATGATAGCCCTTTAAATCTCAACGTTCTCCGTCGTTTTATGGAAAGCTTGGGCTGGCAAGTATTCACCGCCGAAGATGGTGCAACGGGCATTGCCGAGATTCTCAAAGTAAGGCCAGACATAATCATCTTGGACGTTATGATGCCCAGCATGGATGGCTTTGAAGTTTGCCGTCGCCTCAAAGAGGTGCCAGCCACAGCAAAAATTCCCATCGTTTTTCTTTCGGCCCTCGCCGACCAGGAAAGTATTGTCAAAGGATTGGAATTAGGGGCGGTAGATTATATTCGTAAACCTTTCCAGCAAGCAGAAATTATCACTCGTTTGCAATTACGACTCAAACTATACCAAGCAAACCAAGCCCTACTCCAAAAGAACCAAGAATTAGAAGAACAAATTCAAAAAACAGAACGGGCCCAGGCAGCTTTAATGCAATCAGAAATTAACTTTACCGTTGCCTTTAACCAAAGCCCTGATCCCATTTTTATTTATGGCTGTAGTAGTGGCTGCATCATGGATGTTAACCAGCAATTTTGTCGGTTCTTTGGTCTAAATAAGCAGGACTTAGTGGGGATAAGTCGTCAACAGTTTTATTTCTGGGCTGATGAGCAACAAAGGCAAAGTTTTTTAAGGGACTTATTATTGTGGCAAAAAGATAGCCAGCTCAAGTTTAAAAATCGCGAAGTGGAAGTGTATGATCATGAAAAACAAATTCGAACGATGCTACTGTCTGGGGAGCCAATAGAATTTAACCAGGTGGATTGTTTGCTATTTGTTATGCGGGACATCACCGAACGAAGAAAAGCAGAAAAACAGCTAAAAATCCTTTCCCAAGCCTGTGAGCAAAGCCCCGCTTCCATTGTCATTACCGATGTTGAGGGAAATATTACTTATGTCAATCCCAAGTTTGAGGAAATTTCTGGTTATAGCATGGAAGAGGTATTAGGGTGCAACCCGAGAATTTTAAAATCCGGTGATAAAACCAAAGATGATTATGAATTTATGTGGCACACTTTGGCCGCCGGTCGCAATTGGCATGGGGAGTTCCATAACCGCAGAAAAAATGGCGAATTGTATTGGGAAAGAGCTTCTATTTCTGCTATTTGTGATCAACAAGGCATTATCACCCACTATGTGGCTGTTAAGGAGGATATTACCAAAGAAAAACAACAAACAGCAGCCCTCTTTCACCAGGCCCATTATGATCATTTAACCGGTTTGCCTAACCGTATTTTGGCCAAAGATCGTCTCCAGCAAGCGATTGAATCAGCCCTGCGCCATAAGCATTTAGTCGGCTTAATGTTTTTGGATTTGGACAATTTTAAAAAGGTCAATGACACCCTTGGCCATGATGGAGGGGACCAGTTGCTAGTGGAGGTATCGGAAAGACTACAAAGGGCCCTGCGTCAAACCGATACGGTGGCCCGTTTGGGGGGTGATGAATTTCTCATCATCCTTGACCAGGTTTCCCACAGTCGTAAGTTAATGGCGATCGCCCAGCGATTGTTAGGGGTGATGCGACAACCGGTCAATTTGCAAGGTACGGAATTTTTTGTCCACGGCAGCATTGGTATTACTGTATTTCCCGATGATGGTCTCCAGGCCAATGTGCTGTTACGGAATGCGGACACTGCTATGTATGCGGCCAAGGTGGCCGGGCGGAATATGTTTCGTTTTTTCACCCCCCACATGAATCAGGCGGCCCAAAAGAGAATGGCGATGGAGTCGGAGTTACGACAGGCCTTATCATCCCAGGAATTTAAAATTTTCTATCAGCCCATTGTCAACCTCGAATCGGGGAAAATTGTCGGAGCAGAGGCCCTAATGCGCTGGCATAATCAGCACCTGGGGCTAGTGCCGCCGGATCAATTCATTCCCATGGCGGAAGAAGTGGGCTTAATTGTCGAGTTGGGGGAATGGTTGTTAGACCATGTCTGTCGTCAGGTGGCCCATTGGCATGTCCTATTAGACGATGAATTTTTCTGGCTATCGGTTAATGTTTCGCCGAGGCAGTTAAAGGATAGCTATTTTACTACTATTCTGCGGGAGTTTTTGCAACGTTATCAAGTGCGCCCAGAGTGGTTAGAACTGGAAATTACGGAAAATTTAATCCTAGAAGAAAATAGCGATCTCTTAAAAAATTTAAGCGATCTAGAACAGGAAAATATTGCCCTTTCCCTAGATGATTTTGGTACAGGCTACAGTTCTTTAAACTATTTGCGTAAGTTTAACTTTAATTCCCTCAAAATTGATCGTTGCTTCGTGGAATTGTTGCCCCAGGACAATAATACTGGCGGTTTGGTGCGGGCAATTATTGCTATGGCTCACCATCTAGGACTTAAGGTGATTGCCGAAGGCATTGAAACCTCAGCCCAGTGGAATTTTCTCCGGGCGGAAGGCTGTGACTATGGCCAAGGCTATCTATTCAGTCCGGCGATCGCCGTGGAAGAATGGGAAAGCCTGTGGCAGAAGCAACCGTTCTCCCCCTGA
- a CDS encoding ABC transporter ATP-binding protein yields the protein MIEVEHLSKVYGSTTAIQDVDFSVQKGEILGFLGPNGAGKTTTMRILAGYIPATTGTVRVAGFDVHEQSLAVRKRIGYLPENPPLYGDMTVESFLRFVASIKGVTPGDRRQRVDWAIERCQLTEKRKVLIRKLSKGFKQRVGIAQAIVHDPAVIILDEPTVGLDPKQIIEVRNLIKSLAQDHTIILSTHILPEVSMTCDRVTIINQGRVVATNTPDNLLADLRGNLSYQLEVAGAEGTAIAACLGSLAGVGEVQTKIHPQQQERWQVLVRSDRPEELGQQLAQAIVGQGWHLYEMQRLRPTLEDVFLNLITNEGIEEAEEQREFSPGNGDNGGAQA from the coding sequence ATGATTGAGGTTGAACATCTCAGCAAAGTTTATGGTTCCACCACCGCCATCCAGGATGTGGACTTTTCGGTGCAAAAGGGTGAAATTCTGGGTTTTTTGGGCCCCAATGGAGCGGGAAAAACCACCACCATGCGTATTCTGGCGGGCTACATTCCTGCCACCACTGGCACCGTAAGGGTAGCGGGGTTTGATGTCCATGAACAATCCTTAGCAGTGCGTAAACGCATTGGTTATCTACCGGAAAATCCTCCTCTCTACGGGGATATGACTGTGGAAAGTTTTTTGCGCTTTGTGGCCAGCATTAAAGGGGTAACCCCAGGCGATCGCCGTCAGCGGGTGGACTGGGCCATTGAAAGGTGCCAGCTAACGGAAAAAAGAAAAGTTCTGATTCGTAAGTTGTCCAAGGGGTTTAAGCAACGGGTGGGCATTGCCCAGGCCATTGTTCACGATCCGGCGGTAATTATTTTGGATGAACCCACTGTGGGACTAGATCCTAAGCAAATTATTGAGGTGCGTAATTTAATCAAAAGCCTGGCCCAGGACCATACCATTATCCTCTCTACCCATATTCTGCCCGAGGTCAGCATGACCTGTGACCGGGTGACCATTATTAACCAAGGTCGGGTGGTGGCCACCAATACCCCCGATAATTTATTGGCGGATCTCAGGGGTAATCTCAGTTATCAATTGGAAGTTGCCGGGGCAGAGGGAACGGCGATCGCCGCTTGTTTAGGTTCGTTGGCCGGTGTGGGGGAAGTGCAAACTAAAATCCATCCCCAACAACAGGAACGGTGGCAAGTTTTGGTACGCAGTGACAGACCGGAGGAACTTGGCCAACAATTGGCCCAGGCGATCGTTGGTCAGGGTTGGCATTTGTACGAAATGCAGCGGCTACGTCCTACTTTGGAAGACGTATTTTTGAATCTCATCACCAACGAGGGGATAGAGGAGGCGGAAGAGCAAAGGGAATTTTCCCCAGGGAATGGGGATAATGGAGGGGCGCAGGCCTAA